ATTCTTCCACCTCGACATTTTACACTTGGCCTGAGTTTGACAAAATTTCAACAGGAGCTTGGGTAGAAGATACATGGCATGGAAAAAATAGTCCTGTGAAGGTGAAAATTGAAAACCAGGAACATCCTATTACAAAAGGGCTTTCAAATTTTTATATTTTTGATGAATTATGGATTAATGCGAAACAGAATGATAGGTTTCAGGTTTTGGGAAGCGCCATTAATGAAGACGCTTTGAACAAAGGATATGAAAACCAACCTGCAATTGCTGTTTCGGATTATGGAAAAGGCAGGATTTTTCATACCCTCTTGGGACACGATACAAGAGCCATGCGCAACACCGGTTTTCAGACTCTTATGCTGCGTGGAACAGAATGGGCAGCTACATCGAGAGTTAGTATACCAATTCCTAAAGAACTTCAGCAAAAAAAGACAATAGAAGCATCTGAGTTTACCTGGCTGGAAAATGATTCTACCTTTGCCCTTCTTAAGAATGATGAGGTATTATGGCAATTCAACTTTAATACCCAATTGGGGAAACCTTTTTTTCACCCGGTTTATGTAAACAGAAACCGAATTACATGTTCCAGTCCTGATGATCATCCGTGGCATTTAGGGCAATGGTTCTCTTGGAAATATATAAATGGTGCAAATTATTGGGAATTTTTCGGGGAAAATTATCAGAGGAATGAATTGAGAGGCATTACTAATATTACAAGCGTCAAATTAAAAAGGAAATCGGATTATTCAGCTGAAATTTATTTGGAGATCGACTACTATCCTGAAAATGGACAAACAGTATTAACAGAAGAAAGGATAATCCAAGTTTCTCCACCCCATAAAGACGGACGTATTCAGATGGATTACAATATGAACTTTGAAGCTGTTGCTGACACAGTTGAATTAAACCGAACTCCCCCACCGGTTGCTGATGGAGTATTGTGGGGAGGATACGGTGGATTATCAGTTAGATTTAATCAAGATTTAATGAGTGAGAGGATTCTCTCCAGCGGGGGTCTACAT
The window above is part of the Bacteroidales bacterium genome. Proteins encoded here:
- a CDS encoding PmoA family protein, giving the protein MKKILFLITFISISLFCQSQDMQHESTQLLVLSGSNNHNWQRTTPLLKNIYKGRGLFKVEITNQPDTLIYKDFNEFDVIVSNWNSWPEKDVRWPEKVESGLLRYLEEGGGLVFFHSSTSTFYTWPEFDKISTGAWVEDTWHGKNSPVKVKIENQEHPITKGLSNFYIFDELWINAKQNDRFQVLGSAINEDALNKGYENQPAIAVSDYGKGRIFHTLLGHDTRAMRNTGFQTLMLRGTEWAATSRVSIPIPKELQQKKTIEASEFTWLENDSTFALLKNDEVLWQFNFNTQLGKPFFHPVYVNRNRITCSSPDDHPWHLGQWFSWKYINGANYWEFFGENYQRNELRGITNITSVKLKRKSDYSAEIYLEIDYYPENGQTVLTEERIIQVSPPHKDGRIQMDYNMNFEAVADTVELNRTPPPVADGVLWGGYGGLSVRFNQDLMSERILSSGGLHYQYRGIGHQRIEGSEELAIVNFGYEDIDDKTGNWFYMGGKGLHGNRFGTVIMISEDTKGKGEAWYSVNTPGIPFYYINPAYVYLKPQILTKGESINLKYRILHIEGDVNNQQLNEEYKDYYE